The following proteins come from a genomic window of Dreissena polymorpha isolate Duluth1 chromosome 1, UMN_Dpol_1.0, whole genome shotgun sequence:
- the LOC127835103 gene encoding uncharacterized protein LOC127835103 isoform X1, translated as MQAICVFIAVIAACHAGTTTHRPHVTHTTHAHVTHITLEPGETDTLSFQFLPTTLHLLVKTHPDKTTYNCYIAALSDSEHAQIHTDAGMTAVELRVLAALGSATAVTDASTLDKRDVNACGHMGTLQTHFFTITV; from the exons ATGCAAGCTATCTGTGTTTTCATTGCTGTCATCGCGGCATGTCAT GCCGGCACAACAACCCATCGACCCCATGTAACTCACACTACGCATGCGCACGTAACTCACATTACACTGGAGCCAGGGGAAACGGACACACTCTCTTTCCAGTTTCTACCAACCACT CTCCACCTACTGGTAAAGACTCACCCGGATAAAACGACCTACAACTGCTACATCGCCGCCCTCTCCGACTCCGAGCATGCGCAGATCCACACTGACGCGGGCATGACTGCCGTCGAG CTGAGAGTCCTCGCCGCTCTTGGAAGCGCAACGGCGGTCACTGACGCCAGCACGCTGGACAAACGTGACGTAAATGCATGTGGCCATATGGGTACCCTACAGACCCATTTCTTCACCATCACCGTCTAG
- the LOC127835103 gene encoding uncharacterized protein LOC127835103 isoform X2, translating into MMHDAGTTTHRPHVTHTTHAHVTHITLEPGETDTLSFQFLPTTLHLLVKTHPDKTTYNCYIAALSDSEHAQIHTDAGMTAVELRVLAALGSATAVTDASTLDKRDVNACGHMGTLQTHFFTITV; encoded by the exons ATGATGCATGAT GCCGGCACAACAACCCATCGACCCCATGTAACTCACACTACGCATGCGCACGTAACTCACATTACACTGGAGCCAGGGGAAACGGACACACTCTCTTTCCAGTTTCTACCAACCACT CTCCACCTACTGGTAAAGACTCACCCGGATAAAACGACCTACAACTGCTACATCGCCGCCCTCTCCGACTCCGAGCATGCGCAGATCCACACTGACGCGGGCATGACTGCCGTCGAG CTGAGAGTCCTCGCCGCTCTTGGAAGCGCAACGGCGGTCACTGACGCCAGCACGCTGGACAAACGTGACGTAAATGCATGTGGCCATATGGGTACCCTACAGACCCATTTCTTCACCATCACCGTCTAG